ATAAGAAGACAGGTGCAGTGATGACCTATCAACTAGTTTCTGAGACGGAAGCTGACTTAAAAGCAGGGAAAATCTCTGTGAAGTCGCCAATTGCTCAAGGATTGTTAGGCTTACAAGTTGGTGATGTAGCTTCGGTTGCAGTGCCGGCGGGTCAGATGGAATTAGAAGTCCTAGAGATTAGTAGATAAGAGATATTAGGTTATGTGCGGTATGCCATAACCGCACATCCTTACCCTATATAGCCCCAAGAGATTGGGGCTTTTCTTTTGCCTAATTAGCCTTAAATATGACCGATAATATACCTTCTTCGGACGTGCATATGTGTAGAATTTTATTATCTTTGTTTCTCACGATTGAACAATTAGTTTATGTCTACAATATTTTCTAAGATAGTTGCTGGAGAGGTGCCAGCCTACAAAGTAGCCGAAAGCAATGATTATTTAGCATTCTTAGATGTAAATCCACTAACTGAAGGTCACGTATTAGTTATCCCTAAAAAGGAAACCGATTATATATTCGACATCGATGATGACGATTATATGGGTATGTGGGTATTTGCGAAAATCGTAGCACAAGGGGTTAAAAAAGCATTTCCATGTAAAAAGGTAGGCGTCGCTGTTGTAGGACTAGAAGTTGCGCATGCACACATCCACTTGATTCCGTTGA
The DNA window shown above is from Sphingobacterium hotanense and carries:
- a CDS encoding HIT family protein, whose translation is MSTIFSKIVAGEVPAYKVAESNDYLAFLDVNPLTEGHVLVIPKKETDYIFDIDDDDYMGMWVFAKIVAQGVKKAFPCKKVGVAVVGLEVAHAHIHLIPLNHVQDMNFERPKLTLEKDVMESIAENIREAISSITNP